A region from the Eleginops maclovinus isolate JMC-PN-2008 ecotype Puerto Natales chromosome 17, JC_Emac_rtc_rv5, whole genome shotgun sequence genome encodes:
- the ube2h gene encoding ubiquitin-conjugating enzyme E2 H, giving the protein MSSPSPGKRRMDTDVVKLIESKHEVTILSGLNEFVVKFFGPQGTPYEGGVWKVRVDLPDKYPFKSPSIGFMNKIFHPNIDEASGTVCLDVINQTWTALYDLTNIFESFLPQLLAYPNPIDPLNGDAAAMYLHRPEEYKQKIKEYIQKYATEEALKEQEEGAGDSSSESSMSDFSEDEAQDMEL; this is encoded by the exons CATCGAGAGCAAGCATGAAGTCACCATCCTCAGTGGACTCAATGAATTTGTAGTGAAGTTTTTCGGACCACAAGGAA CACCGTACGAGGGAGGCGTGTGGAAGGTGCGAGTAGATCTTCCTGACAAATATCCTTTCAAATCACCATCAATAG GATTCATGAACAAGATTTTTCATCCCAACATTGACGAAGC GTCAGGGACCGTGTGCTTAGATGTCATCAACCAGACATGGACGGCCCTTTATG ATTTGACCAACATCTTTGAGTCGTTCCTGCCTCAGCTGCTGGCTTACCCAAACCCCATCGACCCGCTTAATGGAGACGCAGCTGCTATGTACCTCCACCGGCCAGAGGAGTACAAGCAGAAAATCAAAG AGTACATTCAGAAATATGCAACAGAAGAGGCTCTGAAGGAGCAGGAAGAGGGGGCAGGCGACTCTTCATCTGAAAGCTCCATGTCTGATTTCTCAGAAGACGAGGCGCAGGACATGGAGTTGTAG